In Terriglobia bacterium, the genomic stretch AGAGGATGGATGTTCGGCTTCGCTGGAAAAAGGGGAGGGGCAGGCGCCAGGGAGTATCTGCCGGCGGCCAGTTCGAGATCCATCCCCAGTGATGCCGTCGCAAAGTCATCAAACTCTCTCGAGGAAGGGAAACACACGACCCGGAAGCAGTTTCTCAGGTACGGGTCATAGATCAATTCCCGCTGAAGATGCGGTTGTGTGGCGAATGGCCTCTCGTGGATGGTTTGGATCCCTTCCCGCAGCGGAATGTTTTCTCCCGCGGAGGCGATCTTCTGGTGATAGGCTTCCTTGCGACGTCTCAACGTATTGATGATGTCCATCGAGCAGGGCTTGAAGTCCAGGTACTGCAGTGTGGCTCCGTCATTGGGATCGAAAAGAGCTGAAAAGTTTTGAGCCGAAATATAGATTTCGTCCTCTTGATCACAATCAAAATCAACTACTTCAACAATGGTCCGGGTAAGGCCGGTCAAGCTGCGCTCCACCTCGTCTGCGCATGACTCGGCCATGCTCAAATTGCGCTGCGCTGAGAGCCGGAGATGCGGTGCATAGAGCCCTCCGAAGACCCCATGCCAATAAGGATCGTTGCCTTGCGAGCGGAGGAGATGGTCATAGGCCCGGTTCCAGAGGGAGAGGGCCGCATCACTGGCATAAAGTCCGCGGTTACGCAGCTCCTCGAGACGATGACTGCAGTGGACCATCCGTTTGTGCAGCAGGTTCGACTCCGAATACCGCGCGAAGAAATTCCGGAAAAAGCCGCCCCGGACAAAAGGTTCCACAAGGTGTGCTCCGTCAGAGTTCTTCAGGAAACTTTCTGCAGCTTCAAGTTGAAGCTGTTTCTCCGGGGGAAGCGCCCACATCATCATCTCCGGGTACGAGGCCGCGGGCAAGTCAACCCGGCCCAGCGGATGGAATGCTTCCAGGTACTCGCCGGCCGGGACCACCTCGATCCACTCGTGATTCTCCTCCAGGGCCCTGAAGAATCGATCGAGCCAGGCGTTTTGATAGACATGTTCGTAGGTGTGCGGCCACGCCCCGAATTTTTCAAGATCGTCTGCCATCGTGACCAGCCCATCACCGTGTTTTTCGGAGACGGAACGAAGGTAATCAATCGTTTCGGAGGGGTCACGGAAGGGGATGAAATACCGCAGGCGTTTGCTGCCCGCCAGGACGCGAACCGTGTTTCCAAGATCCTCGGTGATGTAGTAGCCGAACAGATCGTCAGGCGACAATCCCGTCATCAGGAAATGAACATCGTCGAGACAAAGGTAATCGACCTGGGCCCGGGCGAGCACTGAAGGGAGCTGGGGTTCCCACACCCGCTCCGGCAACCACACCCCGCGAGGTCTGAGCCCAAATCTTGACTTCAGATAATCCGTCAGGCGTTCGAGCTGTGCCAGGGCGTCGCGCTCGGGGATCAGCGGGAGGATGGGTTCATGGAACCCACCCCCCATCAGCTCCACCTGGCGCCGTTCGATCATTCCACGAAGCAATTCGAAATACTCCCGATGATGTCTCTCGATCCATTCCAGCAAGGGTCCGGAAACATGCAGGGTGAGCCGGATATGGGGATGGCTTTCCAGCTTTTGAAGAAAAGGAAGGTAGGAATGCCGGTAGGCATCTTCGATCACTTCGTGGAAGTTGCCGGCCGGCTGATGGGCGTGGATGATGAGCGAAAAATAGATCCTGTTCATGTGGGTTCACGCGGACCACGACCGCGAGGTACCAGCGGTGTGTCAATCGCAATTCGAAGCGCTCATGCCCGCATGAACATCCTGAAGACCGGCCCGCGAAAAGGCCGCTCTGTCCGGAGGAGCGCAAAATCCATAGTTAGGACCCCTGAAACTATCATCGGAGAAGGAAAATTGCCACCCGTATTTCACGGGGTGGAAGAGGAGGCGCGAGTCACTTCCCAAGAGGGCCCTCCCTTCTTCACCTGTTCGAATGTGTCCAGTCCGAATTTTTCGAATGACGGACAATTCAATGGAGAGAATCGGACCATTCAACTGGCATTGAAA encodes the following:
- a CDS encoding DUF1926 domain-containing protein — encoded protein: MNRIYFSLIIHAHQPAGNFHEVIEDAYRHSYLPFLQKLESHPHIRLTLHVSGPLLEWIERHHREYFELLRGMIERRQVELMGGGFHEPILPLIPERDALAQLERLTDYLKSRFGLRPRGVWLPERVWEPQLPSVLARAQVDYLCLDDVHFLMTGLSPDDLFGYYITEDLGNTVRVLAGSKRLRYFIPFRDPSETIDYLRSVSEKHGDGLVTMADDLEKFGAWPHTYEHVYQNAWLDRFFRALEENHEWIEVVPAGEYLEAFHPLGRVDLPAASYPEMMMWALPPEKQLQLEAAESFLKNSDGAHLVEPFVRGGFFRNFFARYSESNLLHKRMVHCSHRLEELRNRGLYASDAALSLWNRAYDHLLRSQGNDPYWHGVFGGLYAPHLRLSAQRNLSMAESCADEVERSLTGLTRTIVEVVDFDCDQEDEIYISAQNFSALFDPNDGATLQYLDFKPCSMDIINTLRRRKEAYHQKIASAGENIPLREGIQTIHERPFATQPHLQRELIYDPYLRNCFRVVCFPSSREFDDFATASLGMDLELAAGRYSLAPAPPLFPAKPNIHPLLAHPISVDDLIFKSIDGKSSPQVRKRFKFSGPEAEGLEIACRVDLEWGKAEAEEKKVGIEMAFNLLAPDETDRYFVLGKRKEPLKWQGCCEDLDEVALVDEYQKIRIEIKVPEPTTWWITPLNAIAQSEDGFELIYEGSAILPHRRFNPGKQKAFHTWVTVRVTRLK